In Fibrobacter sp. UWB10, a single window of DNA contains:
- a CDS encoding glutamate-5-semialdehyde dehydrogenase — protein MTCSNLKYSNLEEYSDLLARNAQKASKTLRTLPGEKRSAVLNRVAQILRDRKPEILAANKIDLEAAAGKLDDSKMDRLTLNDARIEAMAKGAEEIASFADPLNKVLESRELKNGIKISRVAVPIGSVFFIFESRPNVTIDGACLCFKAGNAVILRGGKESLNSAKCLAGIFHEALAEAGIDQDAVQLVTETSHDLVGMLLQRNDCLDLVIPRGGERLIRAVVEQSKIPVIKHFNGICHVYVDKSADMDKAVNILINAKTQRTGVCNAMECVIIDRHIDDATTKKLIDCLADRGVELFGNKDAQSHDSRIKDIGDDSNYHHEYLALKASVKFVDNVAEACDHIEKNSSRHTEAVVAEDASVQDYFVANVDSSSVMVNASTRFADGGEYGLGAEVGISTDKLHARGPMGVESLCSYKWILRGNGQVRG, from the coding sequence ATGACTTGCTCCAATTTGAAATATTCCAACTTGGAAGAATACTCCGACCTTTTGGCCAGAAACGCCCAGAAGGCAAGCAAGACGCTCCGTACCCTCCCGGGAGAAAAGCGTAGCGCCGTGCTGAATCGCGTTGCCCAGATTTTGCGCGACCGTAAGCCAGAAATCCTTGCCGCAAACAAGATTGACCTTGAAGCAGCCGCCGGTAAGCTCGACGACTCGAAGATGGACCGTCTGACTTTGAACGACGCCCGTATTGAGGCTATGGCCAAGGGTGCCGAAGAAATCGCCTCGTTTGCTGACCCGCTGAACAAGGTGCTCGAAAGCCGCGAACTCAAGAACGGCATCAAGATTAGCCGCGTGGCCGTGCCTATCGGTTCTGTGTTCTTTATTTTTGAAAGCCGCCCGAACGTAACGATCGATGGTGCATGCCTCTGCTTTAAGGCGGGCAATGCCGTGATTTTGCGCGGCGGTAAGGAATCGCTGAATTCCGCCAAGTGCCTCGCCGGAATTTTCCACGAAGCACTTGCCGAAGCAGGCATTGACCAAGACGCCGTACAGCTCGTGACCGAAACGAGCCACGACCTGGTGGGCATGCTTTTGCAGCGCAACGATTGCCTTGACCTCGTGATTCCCCGCGGTGGTGAACGCCTGATTCGTGCTGTCGTTGAACAGAGCAAGATCCCTGTGATCAAGCACTTCAACGGCATTTGCCACGTGTACGTGGACAAGTCCGCCGATATGGACAAGGCGGTGAACATCTTGATTAACGCCAAGACGCAGCGCACGGGCGTGTGCAACGCCATGGAATGCGTGATTATCGACCGCCATATTGATGATGCCACCACCAAGAAGTTGATTGATTGCCTCGCCGACCGTGGTGTGGAACTCTTTGGCAACAAGGACGCCCAGAGCCACGACAGCCGTATCAAGGATATTGGCGACGACAGCAATTACCACCACGAATATTTGGCCCTCAAGGCTAGCGTCAAGTTCGTCGATAACGTTGCCGAAGCCTGCGACCATATCGAAAAGAACAGCAGCCGCCATACCGAAGCAGTCGTTGCCGAAGACGCTAGCGTCCAGGACTACTTTGTCGCGAACGTGGACAGCAGCAGCGTGATGGTGAACGCCAGCACCCGCTTTGCAGACGGTGGCGAATACGGCCTCGGTGCTGAAGTGGGCATTTCCACCGACAAGTTGCATGCCCGCGGCCCCATGGGCGTAGAAAGCCTCTGCAGCTACAAGTGGATTCTCCGCGGCAATGGCCAGGTGAGAGGTTAA
- a CDS encoding sugar-binding domain-containing protein, whose protein sequence is MSKILSLDGDWQMIWDTEDAGISNRWYATYPKDTQEVQVPHIWERAFDKLLMSHDCAFYFKRFTIDDEKQVAKRIFLRFERIASHATVWLNGKLLGTHFGAYTPFTIELQKALKLGEENVLCVRVANMGALNSRIDFGRESADGADDRFVHPGELPVGLPWTQYPFGGIFGHVDLILGTAAFISDVKLEPDADTQRIACEISFNNPRGFQTRLRVLMRNPDGDVYEQFVNNLKLDKENMTQRFVFEVKEQQRHKFQWSPEHPNVYAIEFQMEIKAGKEKDGKEIKRAEYAFPVVRTFGFRKFDCLKGDYYLNDQILKIQGITYNQQWSEGGLWTFDNPKLEKDLQAVKAAGYNAIRSCGAPLSTQALDICDKLGLIVFQEFPIHTMRSTAQGLEIVKKLINDIVGEQHHHPCIGAWVMGAENGTLLLQNGNKLLNAISPVDMTRPVISNLNSIFLDNEGNFHKDTGKLLPVSVDKISTYATLRVNPRMTPNAAYTHYLAHSFDRDGEVLTVPDTGLGDSHFQDEEENVANDINNKMLVTLKNHTLLPETATSIKGPRSAKNQKAIKNALKAIETFVESDMSIWKDYKSFVADANRIAIKSKLDQITAFQSNPQIAGFFLDQWADCGTEFDGLCDENRVSKGFEDFSKEITTPSRALISELEHVVAPQSEISFQVTLLNNSRYEDVSVEVKLVDDKGKELATDKISPEEPAGKTSLTQMGICTMMAPRTEGSYKLQVTLINDGNRIHTTEEDLIVIAEADVKSAMKKVCFLDNSEESSDALAALTGPEQIIFTANLSSWPDEILDKIVDVVKNGGKTLLLSDLTQEDIDYMNQSHQFDCNIESHWSTGASELSLHYLPKGSELAPVFGEATVLDSNAAAIMPSISLNELPGAKVFARSVTLKDGEVKTGSDLQLYPFGNGKIMFNQFNVFEGLETNVLADKLFATIVNLL, encoded by the coding sequence ATGAGCAAGATTTTGAGCCTTGACGGCGACTGGCAGATGATTTGGGACACCGAAGATGCCGGTATTTCTAATCGTTGGTACGCTACTTACCCCAAAGACACCCAAGAAGTGCAAGTTCCCCATATCTGGGAAAGGGCTTTCGACAAGCTCCTGATGTCGCACGACTGCGCGTTCTACTTCAAGCGTTTTACCATCGACGACGAAAAGCAGGTCGCAAAGCGCATTTTCCTGCGTTTCGAACGCATTGCAAGCCATGCCACCGTTTGGCTGAACGGCAAGCTCTTGGGCACCCACTTTGGCGCCTACACACCTTTTACTATTGAACTTCAGAAGGCTTTAAAGCTCGGCGAAGAAAACGTGCTCTGCGTGCGCGTTGCCAACATGGGCGCTCTCAACAGCCGCATTGACTTTGGCCGCGAAAGTGCCGACGGCGCCGACGACCGCTTTGTACACCCGGGCGAACTCCCGGTCGGCCTCCCCTGGACCCAGTACCCGTTTGGCGGTATCTTTGGCCATGTGGACCTGATTCTTGGCACCGCAGCATTCATTTCTGACGTGAAGCTCGAACCCGATGCCGACACCCAGCGCATCGCCTGCGAAATCAGTTTCAACAACCCCCGCGGCTTCCAGACCAGGCTCCGCGTGCTCATGCGTAACCCCGATGGCGACGTTTACGAGCAGTTCGTGAACAACCTGAAACTCGACAAGGAAAACATGACCCAGCGTTTTGTTTTCGAAGTCAAGGAACAGCAGCGTCACAAGTTCCAGTGGAGTCCCGAACACCCCAACGTCTACGCCATTGAATTCCAGATGGAAATCAAGGCCGGCAAGGAAAAGGACGGCAAGGAAATCAAGCGTGCCGAATACGCATTCCCCGTGGTGCGCACCTTCGGTTTCCGCAAGTTCGACTGCCTCAAGGGTGACTACTACCTGAACGACCAGATTTTGAAGATCCAAGGCATTACCTACAACCAGCAGTGGAGCGAAGGTGGCCTTTGGACGTTCGACAACCCGAAGCTCGAAAAGGACCTGCAGGCTGTGAAGGCTGCCGGTTACAACGCCATTCGTAGCTGCGGCGCACCGCTTTCCACTCAGGCTCTCGACATTTGCGACAAGCTCGGCCTGATTGTGTTCCAGGAATTCCCGATCCACACCATGAGGTCTACCGCTCAGGGTCTTGAAATCGTCAAGAAACTGATCAACGACATCGTGGGCGAACAGCACCACCACCCCTGCATTGGCGCATGGGTCATGGGTGCTGAAAACGGCACGCTCCTGTTGCAGAACGGTAACAAGCTCTTGAACGCTATTAGCCCGGTCGACATGACTCGCCCGGTCATTAGCAACCTGAACAGTATTTTCCTTGACAACGAAGGCAACTTCCACAAGGATACCGGCAAGCTCTTGCCCGTGTCTGTCGACAAGATTTCGACTTACGCCACGCTCCGCGTGAACCCGCGCATGACGCCGAACGCCGCCTACACGCACTACCTCGCCCACAGCTTTGACCGCGACGGCGAAGTGCTGACCGTGCCCGATACAGGCCTTGGCGACAGCCACTTCCAGGACGAAGAAGAAAATGTGGCAAACGACATCAACAACAAGATGTTGGTGACGCTCAAGAACCACACGCTCCTCCCGGAAACGGCAACCAGCATCAAGGGACCGCGCAGCGCCAAGAACCAGAAGGCCATCAAGAATGCCCTCAAGGCAATCGAAACCTTCGTGGAAAGCGACATGTCCATTTGGAAGGACTACAAGAGCTTTGTGGCCGACGCAAACCGCATTGCCATCAAGAGCAAGCTCGACCAGATTACCGCCTTCCAGAGCAACCCGCAGATTGCCGGTTTCTTCTTGGACCAGTGGGCCGACTGCGGCACCGAATTTGACGGTCTGTGCGACGAAAACCGCGTAAGCAAGGGATTCGAAGATTTCTCGAAGGAAATCACGACTCCGAGCCGAGCCCTCATCAGCGAACTGGAACACGTGGTCGCCCCGCAGAGCGAAATCAGCTTCCAGGTAACGCTTTTGAACAACAGCCGTTACGAAGACGTGTCTGTCGAAGTCAAGCTCGTAGACGACAAGGGCAAGGAACTCGCCACCGACAAGATTTCTCCTGAAGAACCTGCCGGCAAGACCAGCCTTACGCAGATGGGCATTTGCACCATGATGGCTCCACGTACCGAAGGTAGCTACAAGCTCCAGGTGACGCTGATTAACGACGGCAACCGAATTCACACGACCGAAGAAGACTTGATCGTGATTGCCGAAGCCGACGTGAAGAGCGCCATGAAGAAGGTCTGCTTCTTGGACAACAGCGAAGAATCCAGCGATGCTCTCGCCGCCCTCACTGGTCCGGAACAGATTATCTTTACCGCGAACCTGAGCTCTTGGCCCGACGAAATTTTGGACAAGATTGTGGACGTGGTGAAGAACGGTGGCAAGACGCTCTTGCTTTCCGACCTCACGCAGGAAGACATCGACTACATGAACCAGAGTCACCAGTTCGACTGCAATATCGAATCTCACTGGAGCACGGGCGCAAGCGAACTCAGCCTGCACTACCTGCCCAAGGGTTCCGAACTTGCACCGGTATTTGGCGAAGCCACTGTGCTTGACAGCAATGCCGCAGCCATTATGCCGAGCATTTCGCTGAACGAACTTCCGGGTGCCAAGGTGTTTGCACGCTCCGTGACCCTGAAGGACGGCGAAGTCAAGACCGGTTCTGACCTGCAGCTCTACCCGTTCGGTAACGGTAAGATCATGTTCAACCAGTTCAACGTGTTCGAAGGTCTGGAAACGAACGTGCTCGCCGACAAGCTGTTTGCAACGATCGTGAATTTGCTGTAA
- the rplU gene encoding 50S ribosomal protein L21: MYSIVETGGFQYKVELGKAYKVPTLDAAVGSELELKSVLLFAGKEVQIGTPVLNDASVKVEVLAHGKYDTVIVFKKKRRTRYERRNGHRQGYTEVLVTELRSGAESAKVDSKVIERNRARVAALAKQKVQSVPLTRKEKIAQGLPKPAKVKKNSLRKAKEV, from the coding sequence ATGTATTCTATTGTTGAAACAGGTGGTTTCCAGTATAAAGTTGAGCTGGGCAAGGCTTACAAGGTCCCCACGCTCGATGCCGCTGTTGGTTCCGAACTGGAGCTCAAGTCCGTTCTTCTTTTCGCAGGAAAAGAAGTGCAAATCGGCACCCCTGTCCTGAACGACGCATCCGTGAAGGTTGAAGTGCTTGCTCACGGCAAGTATGACACCGTCATCGTTTTCAAGAAGAAGCGCCGTACCCGTTACGAACGTCGTAACGGTCATCGTCAGGGCTATACCGAGGTGCTGGTTACGGAACTTCGCTCCGGCGCAGAATCCGCAAAGGTCGACTCCAAGGTTATCGAACGCAACCGCGCTCGCGTGGCTGCCCTCGCCAAGCAGAAGGTGCAGTCTGTGCCTCTGACTCGCAAGGAAAAGATTGCCCAGGGTCTCCCGAAGCCCGCCAAGGTCAAGAAGAACTCTCTGCGTAAGGCTAAGGAGGTATAA
- the rpmA gene encoding 50S ribosomal protein L27 → MAHKKGQGSVRNGRDSNAKYLGVKKYAGEVVKAGNIIVRQRGSHFHKGTNVGMGKDFTLFSLVDGKVKFERLDAKRQKVSVYPEEN, encoded by the coding sequence ATGGCTCATAAGAAAGGTCAAGGTTCAGTACGTAACGGCCGCGACAGTAACGCCAAGTATCTTGGTGTTAAGAAGTATGCGGGCGAAGTCGTCAAGGCTGGCAACATCATCGTTCGTCAGCGTGGTTCTCACTTCCACAAGGGCACCAACGTGGGCATGGGCAAGGACTTTACCCTGTTCTCCCTCGTCGATGGCAAGGTGAAGTTTGAACGCCTCGATGCAAAGCGTCAGAAAGTTTCTGTCTACCCGGAAGAAAACTAA
- a CDS encoding inositol monophosphatase family protein: MNNDDFLKVAEALAKEAGALCLEIQQNLGDVKYKSKKDVVTRADIASEKLIVEGLRKAFPEHSIRTEEAGVIEGSDPRYRWIIDPVDGTVNFSRGIPFWGISIALHFEGKPLVAVVNLPKLGELFTAVKGEGAFMNGKRIHVSDESDPVHAIVSNGDFNVGEVAKINAQNSKNFAREAETFERVKCFGSAVIEGCFTACGRLDCFVMTMSYPWDIAAIALIVEEAGGKSTHIDGTPMQFVDAEQVAFSNGILHNTLISTLQ; this comes from the coding sequence ATGAATAATGATGATTTTTTAAAAGTCGCTGAAGCGCTTGCTAAAGAGGCGGGCGCTCTTTGTCTTGAAATTCAACAGAACTTGGGCGATGTCAAGTACAAGTCCAAAAAGGACGTGGTAACCCGCGCTGACATTGCAAGCGAAAAACTGATTGTAGAAGGACTCCGCAAGGCTTTCCCTGAACATTCGATTCGCACCGAAGAGGCGGGTGTTATCGAAGGCTCGGACCCGCGTTACCGCTGGATTATCGACCCGGTCGATGGCACAGTGAACTTTAGCCGTGGAATCCCGTTCTGGGGCATTTCGATTGCGCTCCATTTTGAAGGCAAGCCGCTTGTCGCGGTGGTGAACTTGCCTAAGCTGGGCGAGCTCTTTACGGCAGTAAAGGGCGAGGGCGCCTTCATGAACGGTAAGCGTATTCATGTGAGCGATGAATCGGACCCGGTGCATGCGATTGTATCGAACGGCGATTTTAACGTGGGCGAGGTGGCCAAAATCAACGCCCAGAATTCCAAGAATTTTGCCCGCGAAGCCGAAACCTTTGAACGTGTAAAATGTTTTGGTTCGGCCGTTATCGAGGGCTGTTTTACCGCCTGCGGGCGCCTGGACTGTTTTGTGATGACCATGAGTTACCCGTGGGATATTGCAGCCATAGCCTTGATTGTCGAAGAAGCTGGCGGCAAGTCGACCCATATTGACGGGACTCCCATGCAGTTCGTGGATGCCGAACAAGTCGCCTTTAGTAACGGAATTTTACATAATACGTTGATTTCGACGCT